From a single Pseudomonas sp. A34-9 genomic region:
- a CDS encoding aldo/keto reductase, which yields MSLKDKLPGQLGFGTAPLGNMFRAIPEEEAQATVHAAWDAGVRYFDTAPFYGSGLSEIRLGEALKQYQRDDYVLSSKVGRIILDDVEDAAARDLGEKSGVFEHGRPNKIVNDYSADATLRSIEDSLERLQTDRLDIVWVHDIAQDFYGDQWLEYFNQARTGAFKVLTRLREEGVIKGWGLGVNKVEPCELTLDLSEAQPDGFLLAGRYTLLDHERPLQRLMEAARAQNVEIVVGGPYSSGILAGGAHFEYQKASPEVIARVEQIKRIAAAYDVDIKAAALQFSLANPAVAAVIPGASKPDRIAEDVAALSAVIPAGFWQAMRDAQLVSERAPLPIDEVKA from the coding sequence ATGAGCTTGAAAGACAAACTGCCCGGCCAACTGGGCTTCGGCACCGCGCCACTGGGCAACATGTTCCGCGCCATCCCCGAAGAAGAAGCGCAAGCCACCGTGCATGCCGCGTGGGACGCCGGTGTGCGTTACTTCGACACCGCGCCGTTCTACGGCTCCGGTCTGTCGGAGATCCGTTTGGGTGAAGCGCTGAAGCAATACCAGCGTGACGACTATGTGCTCAGCAGCAAGGTCGGTCGGATCATCCTCGATGACGTCGAAGATGCCGCCGCCCGTGATCTCGGTGAGAAAAGCGGAGTATTCGAACACGGTCGCCCGAACAAGATCGTCAACGACTACAGCGCCGATGCAACGCTGCGTTCGATCGAAGACAGCCTCGAACGCCTGCAAACCGATCGCCTCGACATCGTCTGGGTGCACGACATCGCTCAGGATTTCTACGGCGATCAATGGCTGGAATACTTCAACCAGGCCCGCACCGGTGCGTTCAAAGTCCTCACCCGTTTGCGTGAAGAAGGTGTGATCAAAGGCTGGGGTCTGGGCGTGAACAAAGTCGAGCCATGTGAACTGACCCTCGACCTCAGCGAGGCACAGCCAGATGGTTTCCTGTTGGCCGGTCGCTATACGTTGCTCGATCACGAACGCCCGTTGCAACGCTTGATGGAGGCGGCACGGGCGCAGAACGTTGAAATCGTCGTCGGTGGCCCTTATAGCTCGGGAATCCTGGCCGGAGGCGCGCACTTCGAATACCAGAAGGCCAGCCCTGAAGTCATCGCCAGGGTCGAGCAGATCAAACGCATCGCCGCAGCCTACGACGTCGATATCAAAGCCGCTGCGCTACAGTTCTCGCTGGCTAATCCTGCTGTTGCAGCGGTGATTCCCGGCGCGAGCAAACCCGACCGGATTGCTGAAGATGTTGCCGCATTGTCAGCCGTTATTCCTGCCGGTTTCTGGCAGGCGATGCGCGACGCCCAACTGGTTTCAGAACGTGCACCATTGCCAATCGATGAGGTGAAAGCATGA
- a CDS encoding LysR substrate-binding domain-containing protein — protein sequence MIDIRQLRYFVVVAEEEHVGRAAERLHISQSPLSRQIAQLEERLGLTLFERSQQRIRLTRDGQTFLAETRALLTHANRLESLGKRLGRGEEGGLCIGYIENAMHAGILPNALRVLRAERPNVHVALYNLNSAEQLEGLRQRSLDIALVSEPPTDDDPDLLGFQVLDEPMLLALPEHHRLAQQAALNPEDLADQEWIGVQPRQDANSEFASACIRAGFTPDVRMQATEPFTALGLVASGLGIAMIQKGLSHNAPPGVILRELPWLRLTTPLWAAWHRINLRPLVETFRKVLTDDKVSAD from the coding sequence ATGATCGACATCCGCCAGTTGCGCTACTTCGTTGTCGTCGCCGAGGAAGAACACGTCGGCCGCGCCGCCGAACGGCTGCATATTTCCCAGTCGCCCCTGAGCCGGCAGATCGCCCAGCTCGAAGAACGCCTGGGCCTGACGCTGTTCGAGCGCAGCCAGCAACGCATTCGCCTGACCCGCGACGGCCAGACTTTCCTCGCCGAAACCCGTGCCCTGCTCACCCACGCCAATCGCCTGGAATCCCTCGGCAAACGCCTCGGCCGCGGCGAAGAAGGTGGCCTGTGCATCGGCTATATCGAGAACGCCATGCACGCCGGCATCCTGCCCAATGCCCTGCGCGTGTTGCGCGCCGAGCGGCCGAATGTGCACGTCGCGTTGTACAACCTCAACTCCGCCGAGCAACTGGAGGGCCTGCGACAGCGTAGCCTCGATATTGCCTTGGTGAGTGAGCCGCCGACCGATGACGACCCTGATCTGTTGGGCTTTCAGGTGCTGGATGAGCCGATGCTGCTGGCGTTGCCGGAACACCATCGATTGGCGCAGCAAGCGGCGTTGAATCCCGAGGATCTGGCTGATCAGGAATGGATCGGCGTGCAGCCGCGCCAGGATGCCAATAGTGAGTTTGCCAGCGCGTGCATCCGCGCCGGCTTCACCCCGGATGTGCGCATGCAGGCGACCGAGCCGTTTACTGCGCTGGGGTTGGTGGCGTCGGGGTTGGGGATTGCGATGATCCAGAAAGGCCTGAGCCATAACGCCCCGCCGGGTGTGATTTTGCGTGAACTGCCATGGCTGAGGTTGACCACGCCGCTATGGGCGGCGTGGCACCGGATCAATTTGCGGCCATTGGTGGAGACGTTCAGAAAGGTACTGACTGACGACAAGGTATCTGCTGACTGA
- a CDS encoding isoprenylcysteine carboxylmethyltransferase family protein: MKMSAQMTVVAVLATLAWLGLAVWGIGGVAMFFSHGSLVIVALATVAMVIASLFSEVNLSSGEREDRANRWVIPAFGVIGLLSGFLPAYCDRMNFWTVGGEGVRWLGTLLFIVGGALRLWPVFVLGRRFSGLVAIQPGHRLVTDGIYQHLRNPSYLGLVVNAVGWALAFRSVVGLMLAALTLIPLIARIHSEEALLRAQFGAEYDAYCARSWRLVPGVY, translated from the coding sequence ATGAAAATGTCTGCGCAAATGACCGTCGTCGCGGTACTCGCCACCCTCGCCTGGCTGGGGCTGGCGGTTTGGGGCATTGGCGGTGTGGCGATGTTCTTTTCCCACGGTTCATTGGTGATCGTGGCATTGGCGACGGTGGCCATGGTGATCGCCTCGCTGTTCAGTGAGGTCAACCTCAGTTCTGGCGAACGTGAAGATCGCGCCAATCGTTGGGTGATTCCCGCGTTTGGTGTGATCGGGCTGCTCAGTGGTTTTTTGCCGGCCTACTGCGACCGGATGAACTTCTGGACGGTGGGCGGTGAAGGCGTGCGCTGGCTCGGCACTTTGCTGTTCATCGTCGGCGGCGCGCTGCGACTGTGGCCGGTGTTTGTGCTGGGGCGGCGTTTCAGTGGCTTGGTGGCGATTCAGCCGGGGCACCGTCTGGTGACCGATGGCATTTATCAACACCTGCGTAATCCGAGTTATCTGGGGCTGGTGGTCAATGCCGTGGGCTGGGCGCTGGCGTTTCGTTCGGTGGTCGGGTTGATGCTGGCGGCGCTGACGTTAATCCCGTTGATTGCCCGGATTCATTCGGAGGAGGCGCTGCTGCGTGCGCAGTTTGGGGCGGAGTACGACGCTTATTGCGCGCGCAGTTGGCGTTTGGTGCCGGGCGTTTACTGA